In Clupea harengus chromosome 4, Ch_v2.0.2, whole genome shotgun sequence, the genomic stretch CTTCAAATATAGACCCATGTGTGGCTTTCAGATGCTAAACTGGTATGTTGGTCCTGCAGGTGGTGATGGGCTACGCACACACCTTAATAATCGCCCGCCAGGAGTCCGAGCAGGAAAAAGAGAAGCTGAAGAAGCTGCCAGAGTACAACCCCCGCATGCTCTGAATGAGGTGGACACCCTCAACCTCAATTTTGtgtcttctttttgttttggttcttCTCTCCCCCAGAAGCAGTTGATTCTGACCAAAGGGCCAGCAGCCCCAGGTCACTTGTATAGTTAATAATTGGGTCGGTACAGGGAGGGAGGGTTATTTGTTAGGACATCAGTTACAAAACTTTGGCAACAAAAAGTTAGATTTCCGCTTCAGTCTGACTCAAATCTGGAGAAAGCAATGCTGCAATAAGTGGTATGAAATATACTGGACATCATGTATcggaggtgtttttttcctaccagcattcgtgtgtgtgtaaagccgcTGGCTACCGCTGGGAAATCCAGCCGGTTCCCTCCAAACGCTTAATACTCTCAGTGGATCCCCCCCTTTTTATTCCCTTCTTCTACATTCCTAATAgaattccaaacacagcattcTAGTTTTTGTCGTCCTCTGTTTTTGGTCCTTTACCGTCACGTGTAGTCTTGAACGTTTTTGAATTTTGAATCGGTGTCTCCCTTTTTCAAACACACGGTGCTACATTGTAAAGACAGTCACGAGGCAAAAAGTCCTCAGCTGGGATCACTCAAAAGACCAACACTCCATATTTGTGCCTTTTATGTGATGTATTTAAGGGTATGGCTGTTTGTGTTGTCCCAAAGACACAATGTTTTACTAAAGGTGAAATAAATTCAGTTGGCAATGATGGTTTGttggttatttatttgttttcctgTGCTTCGAAACATTGTCCCTGTGTCTTGTCGATCAGTTTGTGCAATCTGGGTGAAGGCTTGATTTGACACCTTTGTCTATCCCCCCCCAACTCTGTCTGAACTGGGTTTGAACTCTCATTGCTCAGTTATTTAACACCTGTTATTTAAGTGCTTTGTTTGAGGTTGCAGTTGATGGTGATGGCCAATGAACGAATATTCTGAAAAAATCCAGGGATAAAGTACAGTTTTACTGTTAGCTTCCATTAAATTGTTATTCATTTGTGTATGTCCTGGGGTTATTACAGTATGTTTATTCCTTTTTCAATTTGTAAAACATCTTGTTTTTCatgaaaatgtcaaataaaGATTAATGTAAATTGCTTACATTTCTGCTTCTGtggtttcatttctctcttACAGTGATATTCACAATTCTCTTAAAGTATGCCCTGGTTTCTGCACTTTTATGCTAGGTTAAAAACTCTTGTTACACACCTTGCCTAtaacaaaaatgttggtttaGGGTTAACATGGTTAAGATATATTAGTGTTTGTGGGGCTGTTCTCTTGCATTTCTTAAGATGTAGGCACTGACTAATTAAAGAATAACTGATTACGTCGAGGTGCATGAAGAAAACACTGAAGGGCTTTTTGGTTTTAGATTGACTACCTTTCGATAGCATAGACTGAATGTATGTGGATGGAACTTCAGTGgttgttaaagtaacactgcaacaatttgacactttttgagatatggttttataggcaactagttttggtaccatcctcaaattaattttgatagcatatggtcatgtgaaggacagataaacacctgtgtcttccccactagccacgcaggatatgccctatgtagttctgtgtaacaggctggtacaccctgcaaaattgaaaaaaaaaaaagctttcacatgcatgacattgccagctgaactgccaaaagacaccagtacgtgtgttggcaagcttcagctgggctattggtggtgtttgcaaggttcttgcatgccttttaggtggttagcttactagttttagaacagaactccgtattgctgctttaaagatgGGTGGGGAACACAACCTGGGGAGGTCTGGCTGACACTGGCCTGTTCGGCATCCTGATGGATGAGTGCTTATATGTTTGCTTGATATGATGGTGAACTCTTGTCTAAACATTTACTCGTCAGTGGTTGTGGGTGTCGTTTCTGTCAATTCCCAACAGTATGCTACAGTGAGATAATGTAACGCTATATTTGCACGACAGAAATTCCAAGGACAGACCACTGTACCAAGCTTTTTTTGAAAGCCTACTTTTAAAGTCTCTAATGCTGTACAGACTGCTGTGCTTATAGTGATATGCTTTCATGAGAATAGCCAAGTAGATTAAAATAGTAAATATACAGAGTAATAGTGTGTCTAATGATGAATACCCTTTTTCAAACCAAAACAGGGTTGTAGATTTGAAAACCTGAATGAAACAAAATCCTCTTGGGCAAGTCCCAAAAAAAGAGCCATGGTCAACTGAATATGAAATATCATAAGAGTACAATGATTTATTGAATGTACAAAAAACAGAGGAAGGCTTTACATTtaatcctcatcctcttcctcctcctcatcctgaTTGATCTGGAAATAGCGTAGCTCATAGCTTTCCTTGGTGTTAGCCACAACGCGTAGCCAGTCTCTGAGGTTGTTCTTCTTCAAGTACTTCTTCGTCAGATATTTCAGGTATCTGCAGTAAAATAACAATTTGGATATGTAATTAGAGTCCAGGCAAAAGAAACTGAGAGCAAAAAGAATAAATGACGGCCATGTTTCTAAAATGTGTTCAACATAGTAAAAAAATCACAAGAATTCAGGTCAAACTGCAGTGAAGGACCACATGAAGAAAACAATGCCATTCTAGATCATTCAAACACTGCACTGATAAAGCACACTGCATATCTAGCTGATGTACCCAAGAGTTGGTCAACAACGCTATCGAAACAGGCTGGCATTTTTTCTGCCTCAAGTTGTGCAATCATTTTTAAACCATAGCTACGTGCCATAACGCATCAAATCAGCGCTCTTCTGATATACTATGAGGTTTTGATGGcgttaaatacaaatatttggCAAATACTTCACGTTTCAATATAAACCTACTTTTGTCTTCAATACCTCTCATAAAACTGAGCATTTGAATGCTAATGGTCTCTGCTCTTACTGAGACAAGGACAGAGTACAttaacaggaacatggcttACAGAGTAAGATCATGCAAAATAATGCAAGTAGTTCAACTGTGACAACAGGAAAGCAGCGATATTCAGTtctatcaaaacacacacacctatcttaGAAGCCCTGTGTCATATATAATTTCAGCTACATATTTACATGAGTAATTTACTAATATACCACACAAAATCCTGAAACAATCCCTACACTCCAAATATGTATTTTATTAGAGTGTTATATAAGCTTTGTATGCATGTCAATGGTCTGCAGTTACAAAGCTCAAGGTAGACGGCAGAGGGAgcaactctctcccacagaaaccacttttctcagcaGCCTGAAATGACGCAATCTCTTAACACAATCCGTATTGCCCACCTAGCTGACCTATCAGATCACACAGGAGCTCTAAACGattttcagacagagggtgatgTGCAGTAGGAGCaaaacaaagtgttttttttttaacattgaagcatgtacatctattctagtagaccccaaaaacaaaatgataaacattgaaaatgagcataataggtcctttTTAAATAAAGATCTAAAAGGTTCACGACACCCCTTGCATTGTAAACAGTCAGCAATGTGTAGTATTTCTAGAAAGCAGTATGCCAAGGAAACACAGGAGGGCAAAGTCTGACTTGTGCTTCAACCAAAAGTTGAGCCTGAGCAATCCATTTCTGGTGCTTCATTACTTTATGATCACTGTGGTTTGCACAAAAGTTTCATAAATGTGAACACATCAGACGTCATAGCGTGGTCATCAATTAAGATGACTGCAAGCCCTGTGTGACTGGCCACTTAACATAATACTGCATTGAGCTACACTACAGTAACCCAATGAGGACCTAAGACAAGCCAATCTCAGGATGGGCCTTGAGCATGGCAGTAAGATCTGAGAACACCGGTGACAAGCCAGAAAGGGAGTGTAGGGAGCAGCAGGTCTGTTTTCAAATCTGTGGCAGCAGCAGTTTGATTAGCAAGTATAACACACTGTAGCCTTCAGAAATATGAGACACCAAAATCATTTCACTGTTACTAGCTACATTATAAACAGCTGCTTCGGCAGCAGCCAACTGTACGTTGAGAATATCCTAATGGGTACCAAGAACTTTGAACTTCTTATGACACTTTCCTTTTACTGTAAAATACAAATTACTTCACAAATCCATCCCTAATAAACCACAGTGTTAAGCTTTGTGGTACTACCAAAGTATATATACTTTCTCCATCTCATACTCAAAGTATACTGAGGTAAAATTCCACCAAAGTAATGTTCATTGTTAACAGACGTtttcacatttttccattcaatTCCATTACCTGTATGCCCAGTTAATCATTGAAGTGCTGATCCTTGTAATAATAGATGTAGGCAAACTCCATGATGAGAATATTCGAAAGAACTACACAGTAATCTGACAGAATCGTGAACAAACGCTGTCAACCGCTACATGTAATTGCCTACTCCAGACCACCTCATCCAACAGATATACTTTCCATTCATCAGCTCTTTCTTCAGACACACATAGTAGCATAAAGTACCCCAATTGGATAAATGACCCTATATACGACCTAGCAGTGACAGAAACTAGATTGCAAGAGGGGGTACACTGCTTTCACCCTGCACACCACAAAACAGTGACCCCCTCATTTGATGACCAAAGAACTGAACAAGAACTGTCCTCTATTTCCATATCAGCATagcaaaacactcacacactggcacagaccTCATGATTTGCGCAACTCTCAGTCATGACACAGGGACAAGTTAGAACTTTTAAaatgcacacaaccacacacgcaccaaaAGTTTAATTGAAGGCAAAAGCATGCCACCACTATACCTCTTGGAGAAGGGCACCTCAGAAGATACTGTTATCTTGCTCTTGCTCCTTTCAATGCTCACCACACCACCTCCCAGGTTTCCAGCCTTCCCGTTCACTTTGATGCGCTCCTGCAGGAACTGCTCCTGTTGTGGGGCCAACCAAAAGATAGGAAGATGACAACAAGTTCAGTTGGTATTCATTTACACAACATAGACGTCAACGGGCATGGCAGAAATGCTACACTCGAATATTAGTTAAGCTACGAATGCTTAACAAAATATTGTTAACATCTATGTGAATTCCAGGAAAAAGATAGTGGTAATACTTGGTTGACTTGTCCACACAACTACAACTGCTATTTCTCACGTACAAAGTTGGCAGCATCCATAATGCCATCCTCAACGGGGTGGGTGCAGTCCAGGGTGAACTTCTGGacctgcttcttcttcttgccaCCTTTGGCGGTCTGCTTTTTGAGTTTCTGTGTTCGGAAATAAAGCAACATTACTTGGAGAGAAACATCAGTGAAACATAAGCTAATGTTAGCCATTTGATACTTATTTCCAGCTACCTACAGACTGATCAACTGGTATTTCCTAACACTAAACATGCGTTTGGGTGAGAATATCCATTTAGATCAAATGTAAAACTACTACTCGGAAGTTACTGATGCTAAATTTGAGTAGATGTAATTGAACAGCAGGATCAGTAGCAACGGGATCTGCCTGACAGCATGGTGTTACTTGCTACCTAGGCAGCTAGCTACATGAAATTGCTACGAGGCCACAGGATCTAGACACGGCTACAATTAAAAATTGGGGTTGGTGATTGTGATTGAAACTCTTGGTTACGTGAACGGAGTTTAAAGACAAACACCGATTATTTATCAGCCTCTGAAAAGTCTCTAAACGTTGGCAATATCCAGAACTTGAGCCACATGATTTGTACGCACCAGCGGAGCCATGGCGAAGATTTGCAGAAAGGAAGAACTATTTGTGCGCATGCGTGAAATAGCCTGTCAAGTCAAGCACCGTTATCATCGATTGATTCATTGTATCACAATTCGATTCTGTCTGACTTGGAAGAAGGCAATCCATGGCTAACTTGTTATTTATCGAAACCATGCCCCATGATTGATTCAAACAAATAACTAAAGTTCAGTGGTTGTTAAAACAGCTGCAGGAGTTTATTTAAAGCCCTTAAGATGACAAGCTACCACTCACAGGGAAGCTGACAACTGTTATGCAATCAGTTAGTTTGACAACAACTTCATGAGATATTTGATGGGTCCAAGGGCAGCCATTCCCACTGCTCCAATAAAGAATGCTCTATGAAAAGCACTGAGGGATTGGAGGTAGAGATATTTTAGTCACTTGTTGACACATGGAAGGGATCTGGTTTCTCTATTGTCATCAGGAACCATTCATTGTCCCATCACcacaacacccacccactcacttcACTCTACTGTGGCAAGTCCATGTCACCCATGACGTAGGCAGCGTCTCTCAAAGTCTCCCACAGTCTTTGCCTGTCATTGATATCAGTAGGCAGACACGGCAGGGAGAAAACCAGGGGGTAATGTAAGAACTTCACTTTCGTTCTGAGTTATGTGGTGGTTTTGCCTgctgttggattttggatttcAAGGCTGACTCTTGTTATGTAAtgtgttgttttgtattgttcAAAGGGAGCGGACTCTTTTGTATATTTAATTGCATGGATTGTTATTGGTCTGCTGTAAGTAAGAGCTAAAAGACCAGAATTGATTTTTTCAAAATATGGTGTTTCAAGGAATTTTAAAAAGGACTGCAGGAAACATTTGTTCACACATTACACAAGCAGTTGTCAAACAGTCTGATAGCTCACTCTTGGAAAACTCTGCAAAAGGCATCGGTCACACAGAGGAGCTGAAAAATATCCCTGTATTTCCAGATGTCTGGTGGGATCTTCTCCCCTTTGGATAACCTCTATGACCCAGACAGTGCCAATTGCCACCCCTTGGTGTGCCACTTGTGCCATGAGCAGTATGAGCACCCATGCCTACTGGATTGTTATCATACCTTCTGTGCTAGCTGCCTGCGGGGCAGGGCTGTGGACAGTCGGCTAACATGCCCCCTGTGTGGGTAAGCATCTGAGAATGCATCGCAGAGGCCAGTTATGTAATACCTACTAAAACACTGACactagaaagagaaaaagacttTTCACCAAAAAAAGTCCGTAACGTAAAAGTAGCTCTTACGTTTTTCTATTCCATAAATGCTGCTTACAAATAGTGATGATCAGACTTCAGAAGCATGGCAGGTTTCATAGGAGGATTGTTGTTCTTTAACTGGGACTCTATTCATAGAGTGAGGTGTACTCTAAGGGCACTGTTGGTCTCTCCCGGCCGAAGGGCCAGGGAATGGTGAAGGCAGGTGCTGTGGGGATTACCTGAGAGACAAACAGCTGTGCTGTAAATCCTGCTGTTGCGTTAACCTGAATGTGTTGTGTACTAAATTAAATCCATGGTGGCACCAAAGACCAAATAAACATACAAGACACCCTGACACATAATTGATCTCGGGGTTATTTTTTTGGCATAGTGTATAGTTCATGCAACTGCTTGTAGCTTGTCTTGTATTGGTAGGAGCAGAGTGGTTTTGCAAAAATCAGAGGGCTGATGAAGATGTATGAATCTTGCCTAGTCACTAATTTGCTTTTTCACCTGTGTTTGTAGAACTTTTAAAGTTGAGAGATTTTGTATCTTTTTGCACACAAGTTGCTTTTGACTCTGTTTGGCATCTTAAACTTTAACTTACATGAACATTGCATATACATTTGTGCCATTATGTAGGagtttattttatttgcatAGTCATACAAAGCATTAATCTATGATGGACAGCCATATTGTAGTCATGAAGTAATATCTGTGTGATCACTGTAGCAATTTACCTCATCATATTCGCCTGCCGTAAATGaggggtttgtatgtgtgtagcttCAAAATAGGAACATAGTGTAAACTAGAACTCTTAGTGCCTTGTTTTTGAGATTGTTTTTTACATTGCAAATGAATTGTACAAGGCGCAAGTGTAAACATTACTACTGATGTGACACAAGACATGTTGACCATAGTGTACATTATACACAACAGTACCATTTGAGATGGAACTCTTTTGCTAACTTTTGCTattttttatctttatctttaacCACTGTGATATGTAAGGTGTAAAGTGTTGGGTCTGTTACAAGCTACAGAACACCATGAGACTATTTCTGCTCTGGTCACCTTGGCCTCCGTTAGCCCCTATCTAGGAATTCCAGACATAGCTATTTGTGGCATTGTTGCTAAAGCTAGATAAGACAATGGGAATGTCAATGTGGACCTTTGAAGTCTAAGCAGATGAACACATCAAAAGTGCTGGGTATTGGCACAAATGCCCGATTAAATTCGATTACGATTCACAAGAAAATTATTTGATTCCATCCGTTTCGGTTCAATAttaatttgatttgatgttTATTCGATAAGAATGAGACATGAAATACTTTAATACTATAAATAAAGCTCTAAAGGGAACACAAACTTACTAATGCAAATGGAATTTACAGGCTATACAGTAGGtgctttgaaaaacaaaatcaaccTGTCTCTTTCAAAGCTTtgctaaaaataaaaatggttgAGTCAAAAGTTACATGCCATATTTAACAATAATCAGGTTACTTTAAGATATGTGCAAAAACATCTCAACATGATGAAAGTAACATTGCAACATGGGCTATAActaaaaaacagacaaaaaaagcatATTACTCTAAGAGTTTGATCCAAAAAGTTTACTGTATGATATTGAATCTGACTAATTATTTAAAACAATTAATcaacaaaacaatatttttgCACACCCATAAACACTATTTGCTTCTGCATTTTTGGGCATGAACATACACTTCATAAACCTCCATTTGCCATATAGGCTATCATGTACCATATTGCTGTTCCCGTCTTCACGTTATCTTGACAGACGTGTCTGTatgtctgggtgtctgtgtgtctgtgtgtcttaatgtatgtgtttgtatgtgcgctAGACATCAGACAGTTGTTAAAGGCATAAACCCACTTCCTCCTGAGGACCGTCTCCTTAAGTTCCTTGTGGACAACTCGACTGACAGCGAGGACACAGTGCAGTGTGCCAACTGTGACTTGGAGTGCAAGAAACAGGTCCTATagcagacactctctctctctctctctctctctcatcctcctctcttttcgCTCATCCTACATACTTACCTACCTTCCTACTTCCTCTGAATGAAAGGAACTCACcttttgtgtgtgatgtcttgTGCATCATAACAGGATGTGGATGCAATGTATTATTGCAACACTTGTAGCCAACCCCTGTGTGGAGACTGCAAGGACAGCACCCATAAGGCCAAGATGTTCTCCCGTCACGAGATTGTCTCCTTGGCTAAGCGCACCAAAGAGGCCCATAAAAAATGCGGTATGCATAGTCACAAACACTAGAGAGTACCCAGGTATCAATTGACCCCAGAACAGACTGGGTCCTTGATCTGGTCTTGATCCTTACTTGGTCAGTGACAGATTTGTTCCAGATTGAGTCCAGTGTTATTTTGGTATGGTACAACCTTTGATTCCGGTTGTACCATGAGCAGCAGAAGTTGCCCCTTAAGTTCCCCTGATCTCAGCATGTTTGactggttgtctgtgtgttatggttGCTTGAGGATGTGCATTgaatggatgtctgtgtgttatggttGCTTGAGGATGTGCATTgaatggatgtctgtgtgttatggttGCTTGAGGATGTGCATTgaatggatgtctgtgtgttgtggttgCTTGAGGATGTGCATTGAAtggatgtctctgtgttgtggttgcttgttgtctgtgtgttatggtgcATTGCCTCTCCCTAGCCCTCCATGAGGAGCTCTACATCATGTTCTCCACTGAGAAGAAGTCCATGCTGTGCATCAACTGTTTCAGAGACATGCAGGTGTAAGTCAAACACTGCAGCACTGACATCACATGCGCCTTGTTTTAATCTGAAATCTTCaaacactaatgtgtgtgtgtgtgtgtgtgtgtgtgtgtgtgtgtgtgtttctttcggTTTCTGTAGGGAGAGCAGAGCACACTGCATTGATATTGAGACAGCATATATGCAAGGCTGTGAAAAATTGGACCACGCCGTCCTAGTGAGTGGCGTAACATTGAGTGCTTCTGTGTTTCCTCATTTTTCACTATTCCTCACTATACA encodes the following:
- the LOC105894255 gene encoding 60S ribosomal protein L22-like; this encodes MRTNSSSFLQIFAMAPLKLKKQTAKGGKKKKQVQKFTLDCTHPVEDGIMDAANFEQFLQERIKVNGKAGNLGGGVVSIERSKSKITVSSEVPFSKRYLKYLTKKYLKKNNLRDWLRVVANTKESYELRYFQINQDEEEEEDED